A region of Paraburkholderia sp. BL23I1N1 DNA encodes the following proteins:
- a CDS encoding methyl-accepting chemotaxis protein, protein MRKQLTIRGGLAATIAGYTVLLILVVGACIAGLYAGNASLQAMYSDDTASLLHLKTSSERMLVVRERFSDVAQIVSAGQPAKKEIAQLHTLLKESNGELDEYAHLHARDAQEQALFDTLQKSRQVLLDQLFLKALSQLDSDDVFNFLDTQRTAPPVLFATYHDAIGALENFQVAREKARYDEAAARFHRIVWAMGAIAALALVVGFFAQRALAKAIVEPIDLAVDHFDRIAKGDLTGTVVVARENEMAYLLNALKQMQAGLTETVKQVRASTETIVGDVRAIASGNVDLSARTEQQSVSLQQAAASVEQLTAAVRQNADNARDARSYVEGAADIASRGGQAMQRVVATMSAISESAARIAGIVGVIESIAFQTNILALNAAVEAARAGEQGRGFAVVATEVRGLAQRSASAAKEIKELIGDSTRRVKDGSGFVAQAGSTMAELVNAVERVNTIMGEISIASDEQSSGIEQVNATVTQMEQTMQRNAALVEEASAVALSLEDQSARLNEAVAQFRLREEPNR, encoded by the coding sequence ATGCGAAAACAGCTCACCATCCGCGGCGGCCTCGCAGCGACGATTGCCGGTTACACCGTGCTGCTCATCCTGGTTGTCGGTGCGTGTATAGCCGGTCTCTACGCGGGCAATGCGTCGCTCCAGGCGATGTACAGCGACGACACGGCATCGCTGCTGCACCTCAAGACGAGCTCCGAGCGCATGCTCGTTGTGCGCGAGCGCTTTAGCGACGTCGCGCAAATCGTCAGCGCCGGTCAGCCCGCGAAGAAGGAGATCGCGCAACTCCACACGCTTCTCAAGGAAAGCAACGGCGAACTGGACGAATACGCGCACCTGCATGCTCGCGATGCGCAGGAGCAGGCTCTCTTCGACACGCTCCAGAAGAGCCGCCAGGTTCTGCTCGACCAGCTTTTCCTGAAGGCGCTGTCCCAGCTCGATAGCGACGACGTATTCAATTTCCTCGACACGCAGCGCACTGCGCCGCCCGTGCTCTTCGCGACATACCATGACGCGATCGGCGCCCTCGAAAATTTCCAGGTCGCCCGCGAGAAGGCTCGCTACGACGAGGCTGCCGCGCGTTTTCACAGGATTGTCTGGGCGATGGGCGCGATAGCCGCGCTCGCGCTAGTCGTCGGCTTCTTCGCGCAGCGTGCGCTTGCGAAGGCGATCGTCGAGCCGATCGATCTCGCCGTCGATCACTTCGACCGGATCGCGAAGGGCGACCTGACGGGCACCGTCGTGGTCGCTCGCGAGAATGAGATGGCCTATCTGCTGAACGCGTTGAAGCAGATGCAGGCGGGCCTTACCGAAACGGTGAAGCAAGTGCGTGCGAGCACGGAGACGATCGTAGGCGATGTTCGCGCGATCGCGAGCGGCAACGTCGATCTGTCCGCGCGAACCGAGCAGCAATCCGTGTCGCTGCAGCAGGCCGCGGCGAGCGTCGAGCAACTGACGGCGGCCGTGCGCCAGAACGCGGACAACGCGCGGGATGCGCGCAGCTACGTCGAGGGCGCAGCCGATATCGCGTCGCGCGGCGGGCAGGCGATGCAGCGCGTCGTCGCGACGATGTCCGCGATCTCGGAAAGCGCCGCGCGGATCGCCGGCATCGTCGGCGTGATCGAGAGCATCGCGTTCCAGACCAACATCCTCGCGCTAAACGCGGCCGTCGAAGCCGCGCGCGCCGGCGAGCAGGGCCGCGGCTTCGCGGTGGTCGCGACCGAGGTCCGCGGGCTCGCGCAGCGCAGCGCGTCGGCGGCGAAAGAGATCAAGGAGCTGATCGGCGATTCGACACGCCGCGTCAAGGACGGCAGCGGTTTCGTCGCCCAGGCGGGCTCGACGATGGCCGAGCTCGTCAACGCGGTCGAGCGCGTCAATACGATCATGGGCGAAATCAGCATCGCGTCCGACGAGCAGTCGTCCGGCATCGAGCAGGTCAACGCAACCGTCACGCAAATGGAGCAGACGATGCAGCGCAATGCTGCGCTCGTGGAGGAGGCGTCGGCCGTCGCGCTTTCGCTGGAGGATCAGAGCGCACGGCTCAACGAAGCGGTCGCGCAGTTCCGTCTGCGGGAGGAGCCGAATCGATGA
- a CDS encoding chloride channel protein: protein MSLKSLTSAPVRRGQKPLGVLAAVTLLTGLGAGLGGMLLALLLHGIQHLAYGYSMTHVIGSESFLQGVTAAAPERRLLVLTTCGLVAGLGWWSLYRFGRPLVSIRQAVKSDDPRMPVLSTVVHAVLQIVTVALGSPLGREVAPREVGSALAGWLSQRAGLSAEQSRIMVACGAGAGLAAVYNVPLGGAVFVLEVLLGTFGWKAVVPAVVTSAVAALVAQSGLGDEYQYLVPSLTVSMSLVVWSVVCGPIFGVAAWGFTELTKRARAQAPKDWRLPVLSLLNFAVIGVLAMHFPQLLGNGKGPAGLAFDGNLTIALAAMLLVLKVVITVSSLRAGAEGGLLTPGLANGALLAIVLGGAWSLFWPGASLGAFAVVGAAAFLAASMQMPITAVVLVFEFTRVSHDFLIPVLFAVGGAVLSFQACLKWVPAMQSGFGFNLRT from the coding sequence ATGTCACTCAAATCACTCACCTCAGCGCCTGTGCGGCGCGGGCAAAAACCGCTTGGCGTATTGGCCGCGGTCACCCTGCTGACCGGCCTTGGCGCCGGCCTCGGCGGCATGTTGCTTGCCTTGCTGCTGCATGGCATTCAGCACCTCGCCTACGGTTACAGCATGACGCACGTGATCGGCAGCGAGAGTTTTCTGCAAGGCGTCACCGCCGCCGCGCCTGAGCGTCGCCTGCTGGTTCTGACAACGTGTGGACTGGTGGCAGGGCTCGGCTGGTGGTCGCTGTATCGCTTCGGGCGGCCGCTCGTGAGCATTCGGCAGGCCGTCAAATCCGACGATCCGCGCATGCCTGTGCTGAGCACCGTCGTGCATGCGGTGCTGCAGATTGTGACGGTGGCGCTCGGCTCGCCGCTCGGGCGTGAAGTCGCGCCGCGCGAGGTTGGCTCGGCGCTCGCCGGGTGGCTGTCGCAACGCGCGGGGTTGTCGGCCGAGCAGAGCCGCATCATGGTTGCGTGCGGCGCCGGCGCGGGTCTGGCCGCCGTCTATAACGTGCCGCTCGGCGGCGCGGTATTCGTGCTCGAGGTCCTGCTGGGGACGTTCGGCTGGAAGGCAGTGGTGCCTGCCGTCGTGACATCCGCGGTGGCGGCGCTGGTCGCGCAATCCGGTCTGGGCGACGAGTATCAGTATCTGGTGCCGTCGCTGACGGTGAGCATGTCGCTGGTGGTCTGGTCCGTGGTGTGCGGGCCGATTTTCGGTGTTGCCGCATGGGGTTTTACGGAACTGACGAAGCGCGCGCGTGCACAGGCGCCGAAGGATTGGCGTTTGCCGGTGTTGTCGCTGTTGAACTTCGCGGTCATCGGCGTGCTGGCGATGCACTTTCCGCAATTGCTCGGCAATGGCAAAGGACCCGCGGGACTGGCATTCGACGGCAACCTGACGATCGCGCTCGCGGCCATGCTGCTGGTGCTGAAGGTGGTGATTACCGTGAGTAGTTTGCGCGCGGGTGCTGAAGGCGGTTTGTTGACGCCGGGGCTCGCGAATGGCGCGTTGCTGGCGATCGTGCTCGGCGGGGCATGGAGTCTGTTTTGGCCGGGCGCTTCATTAGGCGCGTTTGCCGTTGTCGGTGCGGCGGCGTTTCTGGCTGCTTCGATGCAGATGCCGATAACGGCGGTGGTTCTCGTCTTTGAATTTACCCGGGTGAGCCACGACTTTCTGATTCCGGTTCTGTTTGCCGTCGGCGGCGCTGTGTTGAGTTTTCAGGCTTGCCTGAAGTGGGTGCCGGCAATGCAGTCTGGTTTTGGTTTTAATTTGCGGACCTGA
- a CDS encoding TetR/AcrR family transcriptional regulator, translating into MAVRTTGRHAGDTKSRILDAAETLFIECGYEAMSLRQITSRAEVNLAAVNYHFGSKESLIHSMLSRRLDRLNQERLKLLDRFDEMLGARLTCEHVLGAMFIPALRLSRDPRVGGKAFLRLLGRAYTDPSAFIRDFLNAHYESVAIRFFDAFQRALPHLPREELGWRLHFAIGALSGVLAGTDTDSLISEFSQGKSMNDLQLIARLASLMVAALKAPLPDGSQLATFAAVLGDATEGGPESPMECATPAADTQQVSGGLEASSPEASDGERHGGNNMEASSFQPALHGTA; encoded by the coding sequence ATGGCAGTTCGCACAACAGGCCGGCATGCCGGCGACACGAAGTCCCGCATCCTCGACGCCGCCGAAACACTCTTCATCGAATGCGGCTATGAGGCCATGTCGCTGCGCCAGATTACTTCGCGTGCCGAAGTGAATCTCGCGGCAGTCAACTATCACTTCGGCAGCAAGGAATCGCTGATTCACTCGATGCTGTCGCGCCGGCTCGACCGGCTCAACCAGGAGCGGCTCAAGCTGCTCGATCGCTTCGACGAAATGCTTGGCGCGCGGCTGACCTGCGAGCACGTGCTCGGCGCCATGTTCATTCCCGCGCTGCGGCTGTCGCGCGATCCGCGCGTTGGCGGCAAGGCGTTTCTGCGCTTGCTGGGGCGCGCTTATACGGATCCGTCCGCGTTTATTCGAGACTTTCTAAACGCGCATTACGAGTCGGTGGCGATACGCTTTTTCGACGCGTTCCAGCGTGCGCTACCGCATCTGCCGCGTGAAGAGCTCGGCTGGCGTCTGCACTTCGCCATCGGCGCGCTGTCCGGCGTGCTCGCCGGCACCGATACCGACAGCCTGATTTCCGAGTTCTCGCAGGGCAAGTCGATGAACGACCTGCAACTGATCGCGCGTCTCGCTTCGCTGATGGTAGCCGCGCTGAAAGCGCCCTTGCCTGACGGCTCGCAACTGGCCACATTCGCTGCCGTGCTCGGCGATGCAACCGAAGGCGGCCCGGAAAGCCCGATGGAATGCGCGACCCCGGCCGCGGATACGCAGCAGGTGTCGGGCGGGCTTGAAGCGTCGTCGCCGGAAGCCTCGGACGGTGAACGACACGGCGGCAACAACATGGAAGCGAGTTCGTTTCAGCCCGCGTTGCACGGCACGGCTTGA
- a CDS encoding acyl-CoA dehydrogenase has translation MPWFILVLVIAALALVYVQARASWWLAFMIAWVAAAHVSGAGLVATAALAIVFVLPALVLTIKPLRRAWLTKPVLDVFRKILPEMSPTERDAIEAGTVWWDAELFSGRPHWDTLLGYGPATLTAEEQSFLDVECERLCDLANDWETTMVWQDLSPETWQYIKEQGFLGMIIPKRYGGKQFSAYAHSQVIMKLSTRCSAAAVSVMVPNSLGPAELLMHYGTEEQKNHYLPRLARGDDIPCFALTSPYAGSDAAAIPDVGIVCKGTFEGRETLGFRVTWDKRYITLGPIATVLGLAFRALDPDHLLGSNEEPGITCALIPADHPGVNIGRRHWPLNAVFQNGPNSGKDVFIPLDWVIGGRAQVGNGWRMLMECLAAGRAISLPSSNVGMAKIAVRGTGAYAAIRRQFRTAVGKFEGVQEALGRMGGNLYVMDAARRLSAHAVDLGEKPSVISAIAKYHITERARMVINDGMDVAAGKGICMGPSNFLARAYQQVPIAITVEGANILTRCLIIFGQGAIRCHPYVLKEMAATRETDRAKALRDFDAAFFCHVSFTLSNVVRSFVYGITGGAFIVRPRTAYAPLLPYYRAATRMSTAFALLADVSMFVLGGDLKRRERISGRLGDVLSQLYLISATLKRFEDEGRQEEDLPLVRWGVEDSLYKAQRALDGVLANYPNRLAAGLVRVLAFPFGLPYREPSDSLGTEIAELMQTPGAARNRLVSDSYVPHPDVDALGYGELVFELNPRFTQIDQKLREAVKQGLLEPMPQSLPQLAAWTEVAEQKGLIDADDRRVLEDYARYGAQVVQVDDFPPDFDMLAHLQKRKDMLEKALELAA, from the coding sequence ATGCCGTGGTTCATCCTAGTGCTCGTCATTGCCGCGCTCGCGCTCGTCTACGTTCAGGCGCGCGCTTCATGGTGGCTAGCCTTCATGATCGCCTGGGTGGCGGCCGCGCATGTCAGCGGAGCGGGTCTGGTAGCGACTGCAGCGCTCGCGATCGTTTTCGTCCTCCCTGCCCTCGTCCTCACGATCAAACCGCTGCGCCGTGCGTGGCTCACGAAGCCGGTGCTCGACGTCTTCCGCAAGATCCTGCCGGAAATGTCGCCGACCGAGCGCGACGCCATCGAAGCCGGCACCGTCTGGTGGGACGCCGAACTGTTCTCCGGACGTCCGCATTGGGACACCCTGCTCGGCTACGGCCCGGCTACGCTCACTGCCGAGGAACAATCGTTTCTCGATGTCGAATGCGAGCGTCTGTGCGATCTCGCGAACGACTGGGAAACCACCATGGTGTGGCAGGACCTGTCGCCGGAAACCTGGCAATACATCAAGGAACAAGGCTTTCTCGGCATGATCATTCCGAAGCGGTACGGCGGCAAGCAGTTCTCCGCGTACGCGCATTCGCAGGTCATCATGAAGCTCTCCACGCGCTGCTCGGCCGCCGCCGTTTCGGTGATGGTGCCGAACTCGCTCGGCCCCGCTGAACTGCTGATGCATTACGGCACCGAAGAGCAAAAGAATCACTATCTGCCGCGCCTCGCTCGCGGCGACGACATCCCCTGCTTTGCGTTGACGAGCCCTTATGCGGGTTCCGATGCGGCAGCGATTCCCGATGTCGGCATCGTCTGCAAAGGCACGTTTGAAGGCCGCGAAACGCTGGGCTTTCGCGTCACCTGGGACAAGCGCTATATCACGCTCGGACCGATCGCCACCGTGCTCGGCCTCGCGTTCCGCGCGCTCGATCCCGACCATCTGCTCGGCTCGAATGAAGAACCCGGTATCACCTGCGCGCTGATTCCGGCCGACCATCCAGGCGTCAACATCGGCCGCCGTCACTGGCCGCTGAACGCGGTGTTCCAGAACGGTCCGAACTCGGGCAAAGACGTTTTCATTCCGCTCGACTGGGTGATCGGCGGTCGCGCGCAAGTCGGCAACGGCTGGCGCATGCTGATGGAGTGTCTTGCGGCGGGCCGCGCGATTTCGCTGCCGTCGTCGAATGTGGGGATGGCGAAGATCGCCGTGCGCGGCACCGGCGCCTATGCCGCGATTCGCCGCCAGTTCCGCACCGCCGTCGGCAAGTTCGAAGGCGTGCAGGAAGCACTCGGCCGCATGGGCGGCAATCTCTATGTGATGGACGCCGCGCGCCGCCTGTCCGCGCATGCGGTGGACCTCGGCGAAAAACCCTCGGTGATTTCGGCGATCGCGAAGTATCACATCACCGAACGCGCCCGCATGGTCATCAACGACGGCATGGACGTCGCCGCCGGCAAGGGCATCTGCATGGGACCGTCGAACTTTCTCGCGCGCGCCTATCAGCAGGTGCCGATTGCGATCACCGTGGAAGGCGCGAACATCCTCACGCGTTGCCTGATCATCTTCGGCCAGGGTGCGATTCGCTGCCATCCGTATGTGCTGAAGGAAATGGCGGCCACGCGCGAGACGGATCGCGCCAAGGCGCTGCGCGATTTCGATGCGGCTTTCTTCTGCCACGTCAGCTTCACGCTCTCCAACGTTGTGCGCAGTTTTGTTTATGGCATCACGGGCGGCGCATTCATCGTCAGGCCGCGTACGGCGTACGCGCCGCTGCTGCCGTACTACCGCGCGGCGACCCGCATGTCGACCGCATTCGCGCTGCTCGCCGACGTCTCCATGTTCGTGCTCGGCGGCGATCTGAAACGGCGTGAGCGCATTTCCGGGCGTCTGGGCGACGTGCTTTCGCAGCTCTACCTGATCTCCGCGACGCTCAAACGTTTCGAAGACGAAGGCCGTCAGGAAGAAGATCTGCCGCTGGTGCGCTGGGGCGTCGAAGACTCGCTGTACAAGGCGCAACGCGCGCTCGACGGCGTGCTCGCGAACTACCCGAACCGCCTCGCCGCGGGTCTCGTGCGCGTACTGGCCTTCCCGTTCGGCCTGCCATATCGCGAGCCGTCCGATAGCCTCGGCACCGAGATCGCTGAACTGATGCAAACGCCGGGTGCGGCGCGCAACCGCCTCGTGTCCGACTCGTACGTGCCGCATCCGGATGTCGATGCGCTCGGCTACGGCGAACTCGTGTTCGAGCTGAACCCGCGCTTCACGCAGATCGACCAGAAACTGCGTGAAGCGGTCAAACAAGGCCTGCTCGAACCGATGCCGCAGAGCCTGCCGCAACTGGCCGCATGGACCGAAGTGGCCGAGCAGAAAGGCCTGATCGATGCCGACGATCGCCGCGTGCTGGAAGACTACGCGCGGTACGGCGCGCAAGTCGTTCAGGTCGACGACTTCCCGCCCGATTTCGACATGCTCGCCCATTTGCAAAAGCGTAAGGATATGCTCGAAAAAGCGTTGGAACTCGCGGCCTGA
- a CDS encoding MFS transporter has product MSWTREQRNVTIAAYLGWTLDAFDFFLMVFVLKDIAAEFNTKIPTVAFGITLTLAMRPLGALIFGWLADKYGRRPTLMVNIACFSLLELLSGFSPNLTTLLVLRALFGIAMGGEWGVGGALTMETVPAKSRGIVSGLLQAGYPSGYLLASVVFGVFYQYIGWRGMFFVGVLPALLVLYIRAHVPESPAFKTLEKKEHLGLVATLKQNIGLSLYAIVLMTAFNFFSHGSQDLYPTFLRVQHGFDAHTVSLITITLNIGAICGGLFFGYFSEKIGRKRAIFIAALIALPVLPLWAFSSTPVLLAAGAFLMQISVQGAWGVIPVHLNEISPDEIRATFPGLVYQLGNLIASVNGPLQASAAEAHGNNYALIMAVVIGIVAVVIAALIPFSRERRGIDMTQSAKQVEARA; this is encoded by the coding sequence ATGAGCTGGACACGGGAACAGAGAAACGTCACGATCGCCGCCTATCTGGGCTGGACTCTCGACGCATTCGATTTCTTTCTAATGGTGTTCGTATTGAAAGATATCGCGGCGGAGTTCAATACAAAAATCCCGACGGTCGCCTTCGGCATTACGCTGACCCTGGCGATGCGTCCACTCGGCGCATTGATTTTTGGCTGGCTCGCCGACAAATACGGCCGCCGTCCCACGCTGATGGTCAACATCGCGTGCTTCTCGCTGCTGGAATTGCTGTCCGGCTTTTCGCCCAACCTGACCACCCTGCTCGTGCTGCGCGCCCTGTTCGGCATCGCGATGGGCGGCGAATGGGGCGTGGGCGGCGCATTGACGATGGAAACCGTGCCGGCGAAGTCGCGCGGCATCGTCTCGGGTCTCCTGCAGGCCGGCTATCCGAGCGGCTACCTGCTCGCCTCGGTCGTGTTCGGGGTCTTCTACCAATACATCGGCTGGCGCGGCATGTTCTTCGTCGGCGTGCTGCCCGCGTTGCTGGTGCTGTATATCCGCGCGCACGTGCCGGAGTCACCGGCCTTCAAGACACTCGAGAAGAAAGAGCATCTGGGTCTCGTCGCCACGCTCAAGCAGAACATCGGGTTGTCGCTCTATGCAATCGTGCTGATGACCGCGTTCAACTTCTTCTCGCACGGATCGCAGGATCTGTATCCGACCTTCCTGCGCGTGCAGCATGGGTTCGACGCGCATACCGTGTCGTTGATCACGATCACGTTGAACATCGGCGCGATTTGCGGCGGCCTGTTCTTCGGCTATTTCTCGGAGAAGATCGGCCGTAAGCGCGCGATCTTCATCGCCGCCTTGATCGCCTTGCCGGTACTGCCGCTGTGGGCATTTTCGTCCACGCCCGTGCTGCTCGCGGCCGGCGCGTTCCTGATGCAGATCTCCGTGCAAGGCGCATGGGGAGTCATTCCGGTGCACCTGAACGAGATCTCGCCCGATGAAATTCGCGCGACGTTCCCGGGCCTCGTGTACCAGCTCGGCAATCTGATCGCGTCGGTGAACGGCCCGCTGCAGGCGAGCGCCGCCGAAGCACACGGCAACAACTACGCGCTGATCATGGCCGTCGTAATCGGTATCGTGGCGGTGGTGATCGCCGCGCTGATTCCGTTCAGCCGCGAACGCCGCGGCATCGACATGACGCAGTCGGCGAAACAGGTCGAAGCACGCGCCTGA
- a CDS encoding adenylate/guanylate cyclase domain-containing protein has translation MDIDQWLHALGLEQYAPAFAGNDIDLAMLAQLDDADLKELGVLSLGHRKRLLAAIADQHDAALCAAAPAVNTPVNAPANAPASERRQVSILFADLCGFTALSQTLDPEELRELTGRYTALVDGIVLGYGGTIDKHIGDAVMAIFGAPRAHDTDPLRAARAALEIHEALNGLGQHASSPLKAHIGIASGEVVAGPLERADVQDYTVLGDSVNLAARLVAAAGPGETLLSDSVHRALGNGVTSDAIGTMRFKGIDSPVPVWRLRGLAFEPVMANRSVFVGRKAELEQFKGVARTCLEQRAGHVVYVRGEAGIGKTRLVDEMRRFVETLGFSSHRGLVLDFGVGKGQDPICTIVGSLLGLPATAGADERRAAAERFATSGAVGPDQSMFLHDILDLAQTGERRTLYNAMDNTARTRGKRMVAAALAQDVCRHGPAMIIVEDLHWADPEVLGYLAAFAVAIANGPGLLVMTSRVDGDPLDAAWRAGCRGTPFATIDLGPLRRDEALNLAGGFIDASERVARACIERAGGNPLFLEQLLHNAEEGSEEAVPATIQSLVLARMDRLTARDREAFQAAAVIGQRFGLPLLRRLIDAPDYVCLGLVANALVLSEGEDFLFAHALIQESAYSTLLRARRRELHRRAADWFAATDPVLRAQHLDRAEDERAPQAYLDAAIAQRAAYFVDAALRLVERGLQIAQTDGDRHALICFRGELQRDLGDIAASIATYRAAVAAAPDEASLCRSQLGLAEGLRVSEGLPEALSVLDAAQHVAQRLDQVPELARLHHLRGNIFFPLGRIDACRTEHECGLAYARRLGSPEAEARALGGLADAAYAQGRMHTAYEHFSRCVALSREHGFGRIEVANRSMAGFSRIYLNEARAAHDDVNAAACAAALVGQPRAQMLCETLGVFSSYELGDMQATLAHLEREMQIILQLGARRFEAQNREMRARVLLANDHRREATKLLREALAICREVGTQFSAPKAVGALSRAIEDDGERVRLLAEGVDMLERGAVGHNHLWFYRDAIEAMLSAGDAAGALRYVTALEGYTRAEPLPWADLFVARGRALARALQDHSGEETQLELERVRAALVEAGFNSYLPAVDAALAA, from the coding sequence ATCTGTGCGGTTTCACCGCGCTGTCGCAAACGCTCGATCCTGAAGAATTGCGCGAGTTGACCGGTCGTTACACCGCGCTCGTCGATGGGATCGTTCTCGGTTACGGCGGCACGATCGACAAGCACATCGGCGACGCCGTGATGGCAATCTTCGGCGCACCGCGCGCGCACGATACCGATCCGCTACGCGCGGCGCGTGCCGCGCTGGAGATTCATGAGGCGCTTAACGGACTGGGCCAGCACGCGTCGTCCCCGTTGAAGGCACATATCGGCATCGCCAGCGGAGAGGTGGTCGCAGGGCCGCTCGAACGCGCGGACGTTCAGGACTACACGGTGCTCGGCGACTCCGTGAACCTCGCCGCCCGGCTGGTTGCCGCCGCGGGTCCCGGGGAAACACTGCTCTCCGATAGTGTGCATCGCGCGCTGGGCAACGGCGTGACGAGCGACGCCATCGGCACAATGCGCTTCAAGGGGATCGACTCGCCCGTGCCGGTGTGGCGTCTGCGCGGTCTTGCCTTTGAACCCGTCATGGCGAACCGCAGCGTGTTTGTCGGCCGCAAGGCTGAACTCGAGCAGTTCAAGGGCGTCGCCCGCACGTGCCTCGAGCAGCGAGCCGGTCACGTCGTCTATGTCCGCGGCGAGGCGGGTATCGGCAAGACGCGGCTCGTCGACGAGATGCGCCGTTTCGTCGAAACCCTGGGCTTTTCCAGCCACCGCGGCCTCGTGCTGGATTTCGGCGTGGGCAAAGGCCAGGACCCCATTTGCACCATTGTCGGCAGTCTGCTGGGCCTGCCGGCCACGGCCGGCGCCGACGAGCGGCGCGCGGCCGCCGAACGGTTTGCCACGTCCGGTGCCGTCGGCCCCGATCAGTCGATGTTTCTCCACGACATCCTCGACCTTGCGCAAACCGGCGAACGGCGCACGCTTTACAACGCCATGGACAACACCGCACGTACGCGCGGCAAGCGCATGGTCGCAGCGGCACTCGCGCAAGATGTCTGCCGGCACGGGCCCGCCATGATTATCGTCGAAGACCTTCATTGGGCGGACCCGGAGGTACTCGGTTACCTGGCCGCCTTCGCCGTGGCGATCGCGAACGGCCCGGGCCTGCTTGTGATGACGTCGCGCGTGGACGGCGATCCGCTCGACGCGGCATGGCGGGCCGGTTGCCGCGGCACGCCCTTCGCCACAATCGACCTTGGCCCATTGCGCCGCGACGAGGCGCTGAATCTTGCCGGCGGCTTTATCGATGCGAGCGAACGGGTCGCGCGTGCCTGCATCGAGCGAGCCGGTGGCAATCCGCTGTTTCTCGAACAGCTTCTGCATAACGCCGAAGAAGGGAGTGAGGAGGCAGTCCCCGCAACGATCCAGAGTCTCGTGCTGGCGCGCATGGACAGGCTGACTGCGCGCGATCGCGAGGCCTTCCAGGCGGCCGCGGTCATTGGACAGCGCTTTGGCCTCCCCTTGCTGCGGCGGTTAATCGATGCGCCGGACTACGTCTGTCTCGGGCTTGTCGCCAACGCACTCGTTTTGTCGGAGGGCGAAGATTTCCTGTTCGCCCATGCGCTTATCCAGGAAAGCGCCTACTCGACACTGCTGCGGGCGCGCCGGCGCGAGTTGCATCGCCGCGCCGCCGACTGGTTTGCCGCGACGGACCCCGTACTGCGCGCCCAGCATCTCGACCGCGCCGAAGACGAGCGGGCACCGCAGGCCTACCTGGACGCCGCGATCGCACAACGCGCGGCCTACTTTGTCGATGCGGCATTGCGGCTCGTCGAGCGTGGTCTGCAAATCGCGCAAACAGACGGGGATCGCCACGCGCTGATCTGTTTCAGGGGAGAACTCCAACGAGATCTCGGCGATATCGCCGCATCGATCGCGACGTACCGTGCGGCGGTGGCGGCCGCTCCAGACGAAGCCAGTCTCTGCCGGTCCCAGCTTGGCCTCGCCGAAGGTCTGCGGGTGAGCGAAGGACTCCCTGAAGCGCTCTCGGTGCTCGACGCGGCCCAGCACGTGGCGCAACGTCTGGATCAGGTACCTGAACTCGCGCGCCTGCATCACCTGCGCGGCAACATCTTTTTTCCGCTTGGCAGGATCGACGCTTGCCGCACCGAACATGAGTGCGGGCTCGCCTATGCGCGGCGCCTCGGCTCGCCGGAAGCGGAGGCGCGCGCGCTTGGCGGCCTGGCAGATGCGGCCTACGCGCAAGGGCGCATGCACACGGCTTACGAGCACTTTAGCCGCTGCGTTGCGCTCAGCCGCGAACACGGCTTCGGCCGCATCGAGGTCGCGAATCGTTCGATGGCGGGTTTCAGCAGGATCTACCTCAACGAGGCACGGGCGGCGCACGACGACGTCAACGCCGCTGCATGCGCCGCCGCGCTGGTCGGCCAGCCGCGCGCGCAGATGCTATGCGAAACGCTGGGTGTTTTTTCCAGCTACGAATTGGGCGACATGCAGGCTACGCTCGCTCATCTCGAACGCGAGATGCAGATCATCCTTCAACTGGGTGCTCGCCGCTTCGAGGCACAAAATAGGGAAATGCGGGCGCGCGTGCTGCTCGCGAACGATCATCGGCGCGAGGCCACGAAATTGTTGCGTGAAGCGCTGGCGATTTGCCGCGAGGTAGGCACGCAGTTCAGCGCGCCCAAGGCGGTGGGCGCACTGAGCCGCGCCATCGAGGACGACGGCGAACGCGTGCGTCTGCTCGCTGAGGGTGTCGACATGCTGGAGCGCGGCGCGGTGGGTCACAATCATCTGTGGTTCTATCGCGACGCCATCGAAGCGATGCTATCCGCCGGCGACGCGGCCGGCGCACTGCGCTATGTCACCGCCCTCGAAGGCTATACGCGCGCCGAGCCGCTGCCGTGGGCGGACCTCTTTGTGGCGCGCGGCCGCGCCCTTGCTCGCGCGTTGCAAGACCATTCGGGCGAAGAAACGCAGCTCGAACTCGAGCGCGTGCGTGCGGCTCTCGTGGAAGCCGGCTTCAACAGCTATCTGCCTGCGGTCGACGCCGCGCTCGCCGCATAG